The following proteins are encoded in a genomic region of Bacteroidota bacterium:
- a CDS encoding Bax inhibitor-1/YccA family protein yields MSLIKSSNPAFGDKIWKNVDFVQSAPMTLQGTVNKTLISLILVVASAAYTWDLFMQGGNVNGIMMGGFIGGFILAMVTIFKNDWAKVTVPLYALFEGAALGGLSAMFELKYPGLPMQAVALTFGTFAVMLFAYKAGVIRATDKFRSIITSAIGGIFLVYMISWIMSFFGSTSFIYGNSLMSIGFSVLVTGIAAFSLILDFDFIEKGVMQQLPKKYEWMGAFGLLVTLIWLYIEILRLLSKISSRN; encoded by the coding sequence TAACCCGGCTTTCGGGGATAAAATCTGGAAGAACGTTGATTTCGTGCAAAGTGCTCCTATGACCTTGCAGGGAACGGTAAATAAAACACTAATTTCTTTAATTCTCGTTGTTGCTTCTGCGGCTTATACCTGGGATTTATTTATGCAGGGAGGAAACGTAAACGGAATAATGATGGGTGGTTTCATCGGAGGATTTATTCTGGCGATGGTAACAATCTTTAAAAACGATTGGGCTAAAGTTACGGTTCCATTATACGCATTGTTCGAAGGAGCGGCCTTAGGCGGGTTATCTGCTATGTTTGAGCTTAAATATCCGGGGTTGCCAATGCAGGCCGTTGCGTTAACTTTTGGAACATTCGCAGTAATGCTTTTTGCTTATAAAGCCGGAGTAATAAGAGCTACAGATAAATTCAGATCTATCATAACATCAGCAATCGGAGGAATATTTTTGGTTTATATGATTAGCTGGATTATGTCGTTTTTCGGATCAACATCTTTTATCTATGGAAATTCATTAATGTCGATTGGTTTTTCTGTATTGGTAACAGGAATTGCTGCTTTCAGTTTGATTCTGGACTTTGATTTCATCGAAAAGGGAGTAATGCAGCAACTGCCTAAAAAATATGAATGGATGGGAGCCTTTGGTCTACTGGTAACTTTAATATGGTTATACATAGAAATACTAAGACTACTATCTAAGATTTCAAGCCGAAATTAA
- the trxA gene encoding thioredoxin, protein MALEITDANFEVEVIQSDKVVLIDFWAAWCGPCRMVAPIVEELAKEYDGKAVIGKVDVDNNPAVSSALGIRNIPTLLVFKGGKVVDKQVGVAPKEVLAAKLEAHM, encoded by the coding sequence ATGGCTTTAGAAATAACAGATGCAAATTTCGAGGTAGAGGTTATTCAATCGGACAAGGTAGTATTGATCGATTTTTGGGCTGCATGGTGCGGACCTTGTAGAATGGTTGCTCCAATTGTAGAGGAGTTGGCTAAAGAATACGACGGGAAAGCAGTAATCGGAAAGGTTGATGTAGATAATAACCCTGCAGTGTCATCAGCATTGGGAATCAGAAATATCCCTACTTTGTTGGTTTTCAAGGGAGGTAAAGTTGTAGATAAGCAGGTTGGTGTAGCTCCAAAAGAAGTTTTAGCAGCAAAGCTTGAGGCTCATATGTAG